ACGACTATTTACTCAGGGACTATTTCGGTGTCAACCGGTACACCCGTAACGATGTCTTTCGGAGGGAGCTGAAGTTTAACCCCTGGGACTCTGAGACCTTGGCCAAGATGGAGTTCGTCAATCGATGGAACGGTCAGACCTACGCCACCTACACATGGGCGAGCGTTGTCGAGGGTGGAGTGCTCTCCCCTGACCAGAACTGGATAACGGATGTCAGCTACATCCCTGAGGGGAGGTGGCTCCGCCTCTTCCTTGCCTATCATGCTAGGGAAGAGAGCTTCCGGGTCCTCAGGAATGGCCTGGCTTTCGGCCTCTCCGACTCCACCCCTCCCCCGAAGCGTCCTCCGCCGACGCCTGGAGAGTACCACGACCCCGTACTGTATGTATTGGGGAGCGGGCTGGCACTGGCGATAGTCTTCCTCACCATGCGTCTCCGCACCCGTGCCTTCGTGAGGGAGGAAAAAGAGATGTCCAAAATCGAGGAGATGGACCTCGTAGGTGAGCTTGAGGAGAAGCCCCCAATCGCCATTGAAGAAAAAATCGAGGAGGAGGAGTGGAAGAGGAATGCAGGCGGCGGGGGAGGGAGGGAAGGGGAAGGCGGAGGGAATCACCGGGATGGGTGGTGATTACTATGGACACGGTCCTTCTGAAGGACGTTTTGATTGCATGGATGACGGTTTTCTCCCTGACTCTCCTGGTCATTTCCATTCTATCATACGCACGCACGCGAAATCCCAGAATTGCTCTGGTCAGCCTAGCCTTTTTTCTATTCTTCGCGAAGGGCGTTGCGCTGAGCATAGGCCTCTACTGGCCATCGATTCTGTCGGTCACAACAGACCTCCCCTCTCTGCTGTTTGATGTTCTGATTCTCCTCATACTCTTCGTTGCAACCCTTAGGGACTAGAGCCCTAGCGCCCCAAGGTGAGGAGCTGTGGAGGAAGAGGGAGAGAGACAGGAGGGCCCTGGGAGTGAGACCCCAACGCGGGCCCAGCAGCCCCTCTCCAGAGCATCCCCTCACCCACCAGAGGGTCTTACCCGGGGAATGGATGTGGGCGCGAGGAAAAGGATATATGATTTCCTGCTCTCCTCTCCCGGCTGCCATCTCAGGGAGATACAGCGCAGGCTGGGAATTCCTCTCGGAACCCTCGAGTATCATCTGAAGTATCTGGTGGAGCATGAGTACATCAGCGTCAAGGAGGAGGGTGGCTACAAGAGGTACTACCCGGTCGGGACCATGCGTTCCGTGGACAGAAACCTCCTCTCCCTCCTCAGGCAGGACATCCCCCGGAGGCTGGTGATGTACCTCCTCCTCCACCCAGGCTCAAAATTCGGAGACCTTGCCGCAAAATTCGACATAGCCCCCTCAACCCTCTCGTTCCACCTGTCTAAATTGCTCAGAGCCGGTGTGGTCAGCCGGACAAGGTCCGGACGCGAGAGCATTTACAAGGTTGAGAGGGAGCACGAGGTCGCCATGGTCCTCATTGCCCATCGGCGCTCGTTCCTCGACACTCTTGTCGATTCATTCGTCAGCACTTGGACTGACTTGCACCCATAGATATGGCAGCAGAGATTTTTTCTATAAAAAGATATAATATGGTATAAATGTGGCAAATATGGCATTAGGTTGTAAGAAAGGGGTGAATGAATGAGCTCCCGAGTATTATCTGGAGGAATGGTGCTTCTCCTGCTTTTGACCTCACTTCTTCCTCCCTTCGCTACTACAGATGAAAGGGTAGGCGGGCGGGAGACTGTCCTCACGGTGGTCGAGGAATGGAGCAGCGGAGAGCTGGAGTGGACCCCCAGCCTTGTGCTAAATGACACGAATGGCGACGCGAGAGATGAGATGATTCTCTGGGGCGGTCTGCCAGATGGCGGGTCTAGGGTCGAGGTCTACGACCTCCCGGGATATCAGAGATTGTGGGAATGCAACTACACCGGCTGGATAAGCCTTCAGTTAGCGGACCTCGGGGGCAACGGCTCTGTGCAGCTCCTGATCCACGAGAGCAGCGAGAATAGTGAAAATGTCACAATTATTTCGGGAGCGGACTATTCGACGGTGTGGAAGGGCCCGACGCTGAAGGGCTCGATATTGTATGAATTTCTTGAAGATATAGACTCGGACGGTGAGCTCGAGTTCGTCTGGATCAACACTACCTACTCTGTGGAGTGGCGGGAGACCACGATATCCACAGCCGTCCACGTATACGGCGCTTTTAGCCACAATAAGGAGTGGGAGAGCCTCCTGCTCGAGGGGACTGTGAGCTGGGCTGAAGTGGAGAGCGTGGACGAGGACCCGGCGCTGGAGCTCCTCATTATCACAAGCGCGGGGGAGCGCCAGAACGCCTCCTCCGTTTCATTCCTGGTCTACGACGGAGCCACCCATAATCTCCAATGGGCCGTCAGGGGCGAGCCGGAGCTCACTGGCCTCGAGTACCTGCATGGAGGTGATGTGGACGGAGACGGCCGGAAGGAGGTAGTTCTGGTGGTCCGTGAGGGCTCCGGGGACGAGACCGGGAGCGCAGGGTTCAGAGTCCTCCAAGGGTCCGATGGGGCGCTGGAGTGGAACAGAACCGTTGGGCCCTCCTGCTACGCGGATGTCATTGATATCGATAACGACAAAGTTCCCGAGCTTATTGCCACGGGCTACAGCTCCTCCTTTGTTTCCATGGAGAGCAACTATACACACTACATTTTCAGCCTGAAAGACAGAAACCTCAAATGGAGCGCAGGTCCCTGGGCAATGGGGATGTTCAACATGTCCCTGTTAACGGCCCGGGAGCTCACGGGCGACAGCGTCATGGAACTAGTTATTATGAACGTCAGTTTTAACTTCAGCAATTTCGTGTTTACTACAAGCTTCTTTATACTGGACGGGAAGAACTACACCCAGAAGTGGAGCTCGCCGGCCTTCCAGGGCTAGGGGGGCGAGCTCAACGCCCTTCAGCTCGACTCCGACCCATCCTGGGAACTCGTGCTGCCCGAGAGCTGGTCGACGGACGAGGGTGTGGACTATGGGGTTGTCCACGTCTATTCCACCGACACATTCAAAGAGGAGTGGAAGAGCGAGGTTTATGAGGGCTCCATCTCAGCCACCGCGATGCAGATTGTGAATGAGAGCCGTACCGAGCTCGTCATACACACCTGGAGCTACGACACGGTGAACGGGAGTTCCATTGCCCAGCTCTTCGTTCTGGACACGGATAGCCACTCGGTCCTCTGGGAGAGCCCTATAGGAGCCAGCGTGGACATCGTCCCTGCGGACCTCTATGGCTCCAGCAGGAACGAGATTGTGGCCGCGGTGAGCCGGGGCGACTATCCAGAGGTCAAGGGGTTCTTTTACGCCTACAACGACACCACTTTGCTCGAAACCTGGAGCTCCGGAGAGCTCCAGGGCTCTCCAGCCATCCTTTGCGCAGGTGACATCGACGGCGACGGTAGGGGAGAGCTGGCGGGCAGCACCATCCGCGACGACCCCACCGGACGGAGGAGTAAAACGGTCCTCACTGTCTGGGAGTTCTACGAGGGCCCGTCCCTCCTTCCAGACTTGGCGATTTTGCCCAAAGACATCTACCTCTCGGACCCCAACCCGGTGGAGGGCTTCCCGCTCAACATTTCCGCAGTAGCGACCAACATCGGCAACAAGGCTTCCGGTGCGTTCTGCGCCACTTTCCTTGTCGATGGAATCCAGCAAGCCCAGACTACTCTCGAGCTCCCGGCTGGCTGCTCAACCACCGCAGTTTTCACCTGGGCGCCCCGGGCCGGAAACCACACCCTCGAGGTCCGACTCGACCCTAGGAACCTCGTTCGAGAGCTCAACGAGAACAACAACAACGCCTCCATCCGTGTGAGCGTGAGGGAGAGGCCACGTCCCATCGCGGTAATCACCTCCCCCCGGGAAGGGGAAGAATATGTGGAGGGGCAAAACATCACTTTCGATGGAAGATCGAGCTTAGCACCCCAAGGCTGCGAGTTCGTATGGAGCTCAGACCTGAGCGGGCCAATAGGGACGGGCCCTCTCCTCAACGCCTCGCTCCCGATGGGGGACCACACGATTTCTCTCGAGCTTCTCGACCCAGCCACCGGCCTCTTGTCGTGTGCGCGCGTGAACATAATCGTTCTGCCACCCCCACCGCCATCGGGCGAGGCCAGGGCGGTCATATCCTCTCCCAGAGAGGGGGCGCGCTTCACGGCGGGTGACCCGATTTTCTTCGACGGCAGCAGGAGCCAAGCCTCCGAAAGAGGTCTCAAGCTCGAATTCCTTTGGGTCTCTAACATCTCCGGCGAGCTCGCCAGAATCCCCAAGTTCACTAGGGCCCTTCCGCCTGGAGACCACATGATAACCCTCAAGGTCGAAGACGAGCACAATCGCACTCAATCTGCCTCCGTTAACATCTCTGTCAGCCCAGTGGATGGCGTGGTTGCGATAATTGATTCTCCATTAGATGGGCAGGTCTTCGAGGCGAACCAGGAAATCCGCTTCAGCGCCTCCAGCTCGTCGGGCCCGCCGGGGTGCTACCTGTCCTACCTCTGGAGCTCCAGCATCAGCGGCCCCCTAAGCACGGAGAGGGAATTCTCGAGAAGGCTCCCTTTCGGCAATCATACAATATCCCTCAGAGTCACCGACGACAAGGAGCGCTCGGCCACGGCCTACGTGAATATTACGGTCAAGAGGCTCATAGACTATCCGCCGGTCGTCGCCTTTGTCCACCCCTCCGAAGGTGCCATCGTGCAAGGCGTGGTTATTATCAACGGAACGGCTTGGGACGACACAGAGGTGGTTGGGGTCTATGTTCGGATCGACCACCAACCCTGGGACATCGCCTCTAGAACCACAAGCTGGAGCTACAGGTGAGACACCACCAGGGTCGAGAACGGAACCCACAGAATCTCCCTCAGAGCGAGCGATGGTCTCCAAAGCTCTTTGGAAGTTGCTATAAACGTCACGGTCGCCAACCCACCACCCCCGCCCCGTCCACCCAAGCCCCCGATAGAAGGCGGAGGCACATCGCCCCTTGTCTGGGCTACGGTGGCCATTGTAATCGCGGGAGCCATAGCGGTAGCTGCCTACCGCATGAGAAGGGGGAGAGGGGAAAATTAGCTCCGCATGCCCATGGCTTCCCCCCGTCATTTCTAAAACCAATCGGAATTCGACGAAAAAATATAAAAAAAGAACATTTTTCGACGGTTAATCGACGGTGAAAATCAGGAAATTTATCGAATGTTTCCATCGGGGCGAGCCTGGGTCCGTCAGAGCGCCCTCAATAAAGTTTATATTCTCTCTCGGTAATATAGAGAGCGAACCGGGTGGTTCTCTATGGGGAAGCGCATCGGAAAGGAAAAGATTGAGCGTGAGAAGGGCTATTTATACTACGTCGGAAAGGACGGGTACGTGTGGAGGGTTCCCACCAAGGTGAACAAGAGGGGAACAAAGAAAAAAGTGGGCACCGAGAAGATAGAGAGGAAGCCCGGCTTCATGTACTACCTGGACAAAGCGGGGTACGTGGCCGAGGCGAAGATGAAGGGTGCCTGAGCGGAGTCTCCACCTCTAAACCTTTTTTCCCTTTACTTTCTTTTTCGTCGGCCAGTATAGCCCAAGCTCTGTTTTACCAATAATATTCCGGTGTCCTGTCGCCCAATGGAGCCTTTAGACCAGTCCCCCTGCGGTTCGCGGCATTGAATTACGTCCTCACCACGAGTGGGCTAGGGCATTCTTCGGGCAGGCCGCCCTGCAGGGCTCTGTTTTTCTCCCGGAGACAGGCTTGCATGGGGCGCAGGAGTACTTTATCTTCTTCCTGTGGGAGCTCGCCACCTTAGCTACGGGTGTATCTCTGAGCGGGTCGTTCTCGTCCTCCCCGACCTCCATCACACCAGCCGGGCAGGCCTCTACACATTTCCCGCATCCATCGCATCTGTCCGTGTCCACCTCGATGAAGTAGTCGCCCGAGCCATCTTTATAACCATAGTTGGCCCTCATTGCGCTTCCTCCGCCCCACACCTTGTTATTTATCCCCCACCCCCGCCCACATTTGACGCATCTACCCTCCGGAGGCGTCGAGAGAGGACTCCCCTCTCACGCTTTGCCCTTCTCGACAATGGTCTTTGCGAAAAGGGCAGCGCCGACTGCGCCAGCGATCTGGGGGTCCTCCTTCGGCTTAGCCACAGTCAGACCCAGCTCCTTCTCGAGCCTTCTCACAACTCCGATGTTCTTGGCGATGCCGCCGGTTATTGCGAAATCCTTCTCCACGCCAATTCTCTCGAGGAGTGTGAAGATTCTGTGGGCCATGGCGGAGCAGTAGGCCGCGAGGACCTTGTTTTTCGGCCAGCCCGCCCTGAGAAGGCTCGAGGCCTCGGATTTGGCGAAAACGACGCAGGTGCTCGAAACAGGTGGGGGCTCTTGCTCCACTTCAAAGGAAAGCTCGCCGACTTTCTCGATGGGAACCTGAAGGAGGTCAGCAAAAACCTCCATCCCCCTGCCCGTGCCTGCAGCGCACTTGTCGTTCATCAGAAAAGAAATCACCTTCCCCTTCTCGTCGCACCTTATCGCCTTGCAGTCCTGCCCGCCCATGTCCAGCACAGTTCTCACGGTGGGACCGTACATGAAGTTCGCACCTCTGGCGTGGCAAGCGATTTCTGTTATCGCCCTGTTCGCGAAGGGGACATTGACTCTTCCGTATCCGGTGCCCACCGTGTAATTTATCCTCTCGCGGGGAAGCCCCGTGCCCTCGAGGGCCCATTTCAGGCCCTTTTCCGCGCTCTCCGGGCTCGAGGAGCCCGTCCTCATATTGCTATAGGCGTATAGCTTCCCGTCCGCCATAATGACGACCTGCGTGCTGACGGAGCCGACGTCGACGCCGCAGGTTATCAGCTTCGCATCCCTCCAGTCCACCTCCGGTGAGGTCCACCTGTACTCCTTCCACCTCCAGTACTCCTCCGCCATCTATCTCACCCCCTCCAGCTCCGCGGCCGCCAGGGCCGCTCCCAAAGCCCCGACGTACTCCGGGTCCTCGGGGACCATTACCTGGATCTGGAGATTTCTCTTGATTGCCTCGACGAAGGCCTTATTCCTTGCTACACCGCCGATAAGGACAACGTCGGGGTCAAATCCTACCTTTCTTACCATCGATGTGATTCTGTCGGCAATCGCGTCGTTGACGGCCCTCGCGATATCCTCCTTCGCGGTCTTCTGATGCACTAGGGTCACGACCTCGGACTCAGCGAATACGGCGCACTGGGCATTCATGGGGATTGTCTTGGTCGATTTCAGTGCCAGCGGTCCTAGCTCTTCGAGCGGAACCTCTAGGGCCCGGGCCATCGCCTCCATGAACGAGCCCGCGCCAGCCGCGCACTTCTCGTTAACTGCGAAGTCTATGACCTTTCCCGCTGCGTCGCACCTCAGGCACTTCCCTTCCTCCGCGCCCACGTCGATAACAGTCCTCGTTCCCGGATGGAGGAATACTGCCCCTTTTGCCCCTGCGCTCACCTCAGTCACGTTGTCCTTTGCATACGGTGCGGTGGTGCGGCCCGTTCCAGTGGATGTTATGTGCCTGACATCATCCATTTTCAAACCCGCCTTGCCGAGCGCCTCTGCGAATGCCCTCTCCGTTGCGGCCTTCGTGTCGGTCCCCACGGGAAGCTGGCTCTTCGCCAATATCCTCTTCCCGTCCTCCAACAGAACCACCTTGATGTTTTTTGCGCCCATGTCGATGCCTGCGGTTATCATGCCATCACCTCAGTCGAACTCCTTCTTCATCCCGAGCGTCTCCATGAAGGCGTCTATCCTGCTCATCGTTCTCGTCATGTCGAACTCCCTCTCGTCACCCATGTTTCCCTCGAATATCATCACCGGGAACCCGGCCTTGAGCAACGCCAGCCTGTTCTCCGCTATGCCAAGGCTGAGGCCCTCGCAGCCGCGGTTGTAGTGGAGCATGACGCCGTTCAGCTTCCATTGCCTCGCAATTCGAATCATCATCTCGCTCTTCAGCTGTGGCGAGTAGAAGTGCTGCCATTCCGGCTTGTGGAGCTCCCACTCTGCAAGGGCTCTGAGGGCGCTGTCCCTGTCGTTTATCGTGACGCCCCTCTCCATCGGTGTCTTTCTGTGCACCCACTCGCCGTTTTCGTCCACTTCCCAGGCGCCGATGAGGCCGAATGTGTACAGGGAGCCTATCGAGACGCAGCCGAACTTCTCCAAATACCTAAAGACCCCGAGAAAGCCCCAGGGTGGCTGCGTGTCGGACATCACCCTGCAGCGCTCGTTGGGTATTGCCGCAATACCCCGCTCCACACGGTCCTTCACCTCTTTATAGAGCTCCTCATAAAAGTCCGCCACGACCTGGCTTGATTTGTGGAGGGTCCCCAGAACATACAGTGAGTACATTGTCTTCTCATCAAGGGGAGCTGGGATGTTCTTGTTCAGCTCACACACCTTCGCCCATGTGGATGTGGAGCGGAAATGGTTTTTGACCGCCTTGATGAGGAGGTCGTCCCGATATTTCCTCCCTGTGACCCTCTCGAGGAACTCTATTCCGTCGTGCATCTGGCCGACGATATACTCAATCTTGTTCTCGTTTATTTCCGTCTCCGGACCCACGGCCACGTCAATGCAGAAGTGAGGTATCCCTCCTTCAAGCTCGCTGACGACCTGGTACCACTTGGCGTGGGAGCAGCAGATATGGTCCTGCCAGAGGAAGTCCGGCTTAGGGAAGGGACCGCCGAACACATACTCGTTGAGCAGAATCGAGCCCCAGTAATTCCTCATGTAGGCACAGAGGTCCCTAGCGTAGCCCGCCTTCTCCGTCGCCTCAAGGCACCTGAGCGAGAAGGGTTTGTTGTATGCGCAGGAAGCCCCATATGGCTCGCTCGTTAGCGGATACACGTCTTCACCCAAACCGGCGGGGATGGCATCGAAGCTCCAAGCGCCGCCCGCCCAGCGCAGGCCGCCCCTCTCGTGGGCGGTGGCGTAATTCCTGTAATAGTCCTCCCTAATCTTCTTGGCCTTCTCCCAGCACTTCAGGGGCTCCGTGGGGTACTTGCCCTTTCTCTCGGCCATCCATCCACCTCCTAAAACAGGTCCTCCTGCTTGAGCGTCTCAAGAAAAGCCTCGACCCGGATTCTGAACTGACCGGCGGGGACTGTCACATCGAACTCAAGGAAGAGGGTCTTTATGCCCTCTTTTTCCAGCGCCTTTCTTATAGCCACGGTGTCAAGCTCGTGTGGATCGCAGAACTTCTGCTGCATCACAATGGCACCCTGCACCTTGAAATCCCTAGCGAGCTGGAGAATGTGAGGAATTCGCTTCCTCTCCTCCCAGTCCTTAGAGGGGCATGGGGGCCTTTCGATGTACCTTCTCGCTATTGCCATCAGGGGGTCGCTGTCCTCCGGCGCCTCGTTCCAGAAGTAGCGGGTTCCCGTGCAGTGCTCGTCAATCACGAAGGTAGCGGGGTACTGGTCCTTGTTCAGGTTCTCGACCATGTGGAGGAATGCGAGGTCGTCATCTTCCGAGCCCACTATCATCAGTCTCGTCCCTGTGGGCCTCTCGCGCTTGCGCTGCGGAAGTTTTCCGAGGAGCTCTTTCAACGCCGCGTTGTGCTCCTTCTTATCCACCATCTGTTCGGCCAGTGATATCGTCATCGCCTCCTCCCCAGATATCGGCGGCTCCTCGCGCTTGCGGAGGTCGAAGAGCTGCCTCATCAACCGGCGGTTCTCGTTGTAGACCTGAATCGCCTCCCTCAGAGCCGCCTCTTCTATCTTCCTCCCGGTCCACTTCTCCACGGCATTCTTGAAAGTCTCCAGCTCCCCTCTTAGGAACTTGTACGATCTCTTGCTCTGGACCTTGTGGGGCATGCACAGGTAATAGCTGAAGCCGATCGGGATGTGGAGGACCCAGCTCGTGTAGGCCTGTCTTATGTGAAGGCAGGACTGTGCGATCATCAGCCCGTCAAGATAGCTGTACCGCCCCTTGAGACCCTGAGCCAGGCAGTCCCTACAGAAGGGGCAGAACATGCCGAAGATGTGAGGCTCTGTGACATTCTGCGGCTCGTGGCTACCGAGCACCCTCACGGGAAGCACACCAGCGGCGTAAAGAATCTCCTCCGGAACATAGGTGCAGAAGTAGCCCAAGACCCTTCCGCCTGTGCGCTTTTTCCAGTCCTTTGCGTATTCGTGCCTGTCCTTCACCCAGCTACTGAAAGTTTCGAGCTCCCTCATTGTCGTCCCACCTCTCAATCAAAGCCTTTCTCCAGAATTATGTAGCTGCTTCTGTCGAAACCTATTGACCTGAAGAATGCAAGCAGGTCCCCCGAATCCCATCGGACAGCCGTGAACACTCCAGTGGCTCCTTTTCTTTTGAATATGGCGAGAAGCCTTCGTCCAAGCATGTTCCCCACCCCCCGACCCATGTGCTTGGGGTGCACACCCAGCACCTCTATCCAGCCGCTCTTTTCGGTCCCGAAGCCGGACTCTCTGAATTCCCCGAGGATGAACCCTATGACCCCCCCATCTTTCTCGGCCACAAGGCACTCCCCGCTATGAAGCTCGATGAGCTTCGCGACCATCATCTTCCATTTTTTAGAAACTCTTTTACGGGTAATGGCCTCAGTTATAGCTGCAGCGGCTTCTATGTCCCGGGGTCTC
This genomic stretch from Thermoplasmata archaeon harbors:
- a CDS encoding helix-turn-helix domain-containing protein codes for the protein MGARKRIYDFLLSSPGCHLREIQRRLGIPLGTLEYHLKYLVEHEYISVKEEGGYKRYYPVGTMRSVDRNLLSLLRQDIPRRLVMYLLLHPGSKFGDLAAKFDIAPSTLSFHLSKLLRAGVVSRTRSGRESIYKVEREHEVAMVLIAHRRSFLDTLVDSFVSTWTDLHP
- a CDS encoding CARDB domain-containing protein — encoded protein: MLPESWSTDEGVDYGVVHVYSTDTFKEEWKSEVYEGSISATAMQIVNESRTELVIHTWSYDTVNGSSIAQLFVLDTDSHSVLWESPIGASVDIVPADLYGSSRNEIVAAVSRGDYPEVKGFFYAYNDTTLLETWSSGELQGSPAILCAGDIDGDGRGELAGSTIRDDPTGRRSKTVLTVWEFYEGPSLLPDLAILPKDIYLSDPNPVEGFPLNISAVATNIGNKASGAFCATFLVDGIQQAQTTLELPAGCSTTAVFTWAPRAGNHTLEVRLDPRNLVRELNENNNNASIRVSVRERPRPIAVITSPREGEEYVEGQNITFDGRSSLAPQGCEFVWSSDLSGPIGTGPLLNASLPMGDHTISLELLDPATGLLSCARVNIIVLPPPPPSGEARAVISSPREGARFTAGDPIFFDGSRSQASERGLKLEFLWVSNISGELARIPKFTRALPPGDHMITLKVEDEHNRTQSASVNISVSPVDGVVAIIDSPLDGQVFEANQEIRFSASSSSGPPGCYLSYLWSSSISGPLSTEREFSRRLPFGNHTISLRVTDDKERSATAYVNITVKRLIDYPPVVAFVHPSEGAIVQGVVIINGTAWDDTEVVGVYVRIDHQPWDIASRTTSWSYR
- a CDS encoding 4Fe-4S binding protein; protein product: MRANYGYKDGSGDYFIEVDTDRCDGCGKCVEACPAGVMEVGEDENDPLRDTPVAKVASSHRKKIKYSCAPCKPVSGRKTEPCRAACPKNALAHSW
- the bzdQ gene encoding benzoyl-CoA reductase, bzd-type, subunit Q; its protein translation is MAEEYWRWKEYRWTSPEVDWRDAKLITCGVDVGSVSTQVVIMADGKLYAYSNMRTGSSSPESAEKGLKWALEGTGLPRERINYTVGTGYGRVNVPFANRAITEIACHARGANFMYGPTVRTVLDMGGQDCKAIRCDEKGKVISFLMNDKCAAGTGRGMEVFADLLQVPIEKVGELSFEVEQEPPPVSSTCVVFAKSEASSLLRAGWPKNKVLAAYCSAMAHRIFTLLERIGVEKDFAITGGIAKNIGVVRRLEKELGLTVAKPKEDPQIAGAVGAALFAKTIVEKGKA
- a CDS encoding acyl-CoA dehydratase activase; this encodes MITAGIDMGAKNIKVVLLEDGKRILAKSQLPVGTDTKAATERAFAEALGKAGLKMDDVRHITSTGTGRTTAPYAKDNVTEVSAGAKGAVFLHPGTRTVIDVGAEEGKCLRCDAAGKVIDFAVNEKCAAGAGSFMEAMARALEVPLEELGPLALKSTKTIPMNAQCAVFAESEVVTLVHQKTAKEDIARAVNDAIADRITSMVRKVGFDPDVVLIGGVARNKAFVEAIKRNLQIQVMVPEDPEYVGALGAALAAAELEGVR
- the bzdO gene encoding benzoyl-CoA reductase, bzd-type, subunit O, which translates into the protein MAERKGKYPTEPLKCWEKAKKIREDYYRNYATAHERGGLRWAGGAWSFDAIPAGLGEDVYPLTSEPYGASCAYNKPFSLRCLEATEKAGYARDLCAYMRNYWGSILLNEYVFGGPFPKPDFLWQDHICCSHAKWYQVVSELEGGIPHFCIDVAVGPETEINENKIEYIVGQMHDGIEFLERVTGRKYRDDLLIKAVKNHFRSTSTWAKVCELNKNIPAPLDEKTMYSLYVLGTLHKSSQVVADFYEELYKEVKDRVERGIAAIPNERCRVMSDTQPPWGFLGVFRYLEKFGCVSIGSLYTFGLIGAWEVDENGEWVHRKTPMERGVTINDRDSALRALAEWELHKPEWQHFYSPQLKSEMMIRIARQWKLNGVMLHYNRGCEGLSLGIAENRLALLKAGFPVMIFEGNMGDEREFDMTRTMSRIDAFMETLGMKKEFD
- the bzdN gene encoding benzoyl-CoA reductase, bzd-type, subunit N, with the protein product MRELETFSSWVKDRHEYAKDWKKRTGGRVLGYFCTYVPEEILYAAGVLPVRVLGSHEPQNVTEPHIFGMFCPFCRDCLAQGLKGRYSYLDGLMIAQSCLHIRQAYTSWVLHIPIGFSYYLCMPHKVQSKRSYKFLRGELETFKNAVEKWTGRKIEEAALREAIQVYNENRRLMRQLFDLRKREEPPISGEEAMTISLAEQMVDKKEHNAALKELLGKLPQRKRERPTGTRLMIVGSEDDDLAFLHMVENLNKDQYPATFVIDEHCTGTRYFWNEAPEDSDPLMAIARRYIERPPCPSKDWEERKRIPHILQLARDFKVQGAIVMQQKFCDPHELDTVAIRKALEKEGIKTLFLEFDVTVPAGQFRIRVEAFLETLKQEDLF
- a CDS encoding GNAT family N-acetyltransferase; this encodes MREITIRRMRPRDIEAAAAITEAITRKRVSKKWKMMVAKLIELHSGECLVAEKDGGVIGFILGEFRESGFGTEKSGWIEVLGVHPKHMGRGVGNMLGRRLLAIFKRKGATGVFTAVRWDSGDLLAFFRSIGFDRSSYIILEKGFD